A window of the Lactuca sativa cultivar Salinas chromosome 7, Lsat_Salinas_v11, whole genome shotgun sequence genome harbors these coding sequences:
- the LOC111907973 gene encoding serine/threonine-protein kinase D6PKL2, with translation MGSIGEMKPFKDPIIGGERTDFVESGKSSMCRGSTSTDISDESCYSTLSATISKPHKSNDSRWEAIQSVRLQDGNLGLNHFRLLKRLGCGDIGSVYLCELTGTKSYYAMKVMDKVSLEGRNKLLRAQTEKEILQSLDHPFLPSLYTHFETDKFSCLVMEFCPGGDLHMLRQRQPGKRFCEQAVKFYVAEILLAMEYLHMLGIVYRDLKPENVLVREDGHIMLTDFDLSLRCSVSPTLVNLFSSSLENDPLQKSSGGYCIEPPSSSSCIQPSCVVSTSCFSPRMFRSKKDKKSKSKSEIGNQVSPLPELMAEPTGVRSMSFVGTHEYLAPEIIKNEGHGSAVDWWTLGIFLYELLFGKTPFKGTGNRATLTNVVGQPLRFPESPVVSFPARDLMRGLLVKEPKQRLAYKRGATEIKQHPFFEGVNWALIRCATPPEIPKAVVFERNSSPMTSLCEKKAAAVVVAPEKKGSDNYLEFDFF, from the exons ATGGGTTCAATCGGAGAAATGAAACCGTTTAAAGATCCAATAATTGGTGGTGAAAGAACAGATTTTGTGGAGAGTGGAAAGAGTAGCATGTGTAGAGGAAGTACAAGCACTGATATAAGCGACGAAAGTTGTTACAGCACGTTGAGCGCCACCATCAGCAAACCTCATAAATCAAACGATTCAAGATGGGAAGCGATTCAGAGTGTTAGATTACAAGATGGGAATCTGGGTCTGAATCATTTTCGATTGTTGAAAAGATTGGGTTGCGGGGACATCGGAAGTGTTTATCTTTGTGAGCTTACGGGTACCAAATCGTATTATGCAATGAAGGTGATGGATAAAGTGTCGCTTGAAGGTCGTAATAAGTTATTAAGAGCGCAAACAGAAAAGGAAATACTTCAATCTTTGGATCATCCTTTTCTTCCCAGTTTGTATACTCATTTTGAGACGGATAAGTTCTCGTGTTTGGTAATGGAGTTTTGCCCCGGCGGCGATTTGCACATGCTCCGGCAACGCCAGCCGGGAAAACGATTCTGTGAACAAGCTGTCAA ATTTTATGTTGCTGAGATACTTCTTGCTATGGAGTACCTGCATATGCTTGGAATCGTGTATCGTGACCTGAAGCCGGAAAATGTTCTTGTTAGGGAAGATGGTCATATAATGCTTACCGACTTTGATCTTTCACTTCGTTGTTCAGTCAGTCCAACGCTTGTGAATTTATTTTCATCGTCTTTAGAGAACGATCCTTTACAGAAGAGCTCCGGCGGTTATTGCATCGAGCCGCCGTCGTCTTCGTCTTGTATCCAACCCTCATGTGTGGTTTCTACCTCTTGTTTCTCTCCGAGAATGTTTAGATCCAAGAAAGATAAGAAATCGAAGTcgaaatcggaaattgggaaccAGGTGAGTCCGTTACCGGAGCTTATGGCGGAGCCGACCGGTGTCCGGTCAATGTCGTTTGTTGGGACGCATGAGTATTTGGCGCCAGAGATTATAAAAAACGAAGGACATGGCAGCGCGGTGGATTGGTGGACGCTTGGTATATTTTTGTACGAGTTGCTTTTTGGGAAAACTCCGTTCAAAGGGACAGGCAATCGAGCGACGTTGACAAATGTGGTTGGGCAGCCGCTGAGGTTCCCGGAGTCGCCGGTTGTGAGTTTTCCGGCGAGGGATCTGATGAGAGGTTTGCTGGTGAAAGAACCAAAGCAACGATTGGCATACAAGAGAGGAGCTACTGAAATCAAACAACATCCTTTCTTTGAAGGTGTTAATTGGGCGTTGATTCGTTGTGCAACCCCACCGGAAATCCCAAAGGCGGTGGTGTTTGAACGGAATTCTTCTCCGATGACATCCCTTTGCGAGAAAAAGGCTGCTGCTGTCGTGGTTGCACCTGAGAAGAAGGGATCCGACAATTATCTTGAGTTTGATTTCTTTTGA